In a single window of the Zea mays cultivar B73 chromosome 5, Zm-B73-REFERENCE-NAM-5.0, whole genome shotgun sequence genome:
- the LOC103628708 gene encoding uncharacterized protein, giving the protein MPDVSPLLPPGKPPATTARFARCASSANDELRSFRACLAWLCVDHSSSPRVAAVGSWAVFLLLAVAAPAAVRLLGTAPPRPFDGQVQVSLTLAASLAYVCLRALLHRAGGLRRLLHLDSLRRDSEDVQAGYAAQLARSFRVLACFVLPCALAEAAYKAYWYRAAAAAYGSPWWWAAAACAVEVASWVYRVALFFMVCVLFRVICYLQILRMVGFAREFGRFADVATVLQHHRRIREQLRKISHRYRKFIVCSLVLVSASQFAALLATTRPHAIVNLATAGELALCSVSLVAGLLMCLYSAAKITHKTQAMTSVAAAWHADATVHAFDNDQENPDPDLPPTAGYLAPANAYRVAAGDESGSGGDDDDDSRSECSSLDDPKYVPFQANNISFQKRQALVTYLENNRAGITVYGFVVDRAWLHALFMIEFSLVMWLLGKTVGIS; this is encoded by the exons ATGCCGGACGTGTCGCCGCTACTGCCGCCGGGGAAGCCACCGGCCACCACGGCGCGGTTCGCGCGGTGCGCGTCGAGCGCGAACGACGAGCTCCGCAGCTTCCGCGCCTGCCTGGCCTGGCTCTGCGTGGACCACTCCTCCTCCCCGCGCGTGGCGGCCGTGGGCTCCTGGGCGGTCTTCCTCCTCCTCGCCGTCGCCGCGCCCGCGGCCGTCCGCCTCCTGGGCACCGCTCCGCCGCGGCCCTTCGACGGGCAGGTCCAGGTCTCGCTCACCCTGGCCGCGTCGCTCGCCTACGTCTGCCTCCGCGCGCTCCTCCACCGCGCGGGGGGCCTCCGCCGCCTGCTCCACCTCGACAGCCTCCGCCGCGACTCCGAGGACGTGCAGGCGGGCTACGCCGCGCAGCTCGCGCGCTCCTTCCGCGTCCTCGCCTGCTTCGTGCTCCCCTGCGCCCTCGCCGAGGCCGCGTACAAGGCCTACTGgtaccgcgccgccgccgccgcgtacGGCTCCCCGTGGTGGTGGGCCGCCGCGGCCTGCGCCGTCGAGGTCGCCTCCTGGGTGTACCGCGTCGCGCTCTTCTTCATGGTCTGCGTCCTCTTCCGGGTCATCTGCTACCTGCAGATCCTGCGGATGGTCGGGTTCGCGCGCGAGTTCGGCAGGTTCGCCGACGTCGCCACCGTGCTGCAGCACCACCGCCGGATCAGGGAGCAGCTCAGGAAGATCAGTCACCGGTACCGCAAGTTCATAGTCTGCAGCCTCGTGCTCGTCTCCGCCAGCCAGTTCGCCGCGCTACTCGCCACCACCAGGCCGCACGCCATCGTCAATCTCGCCACCGCAGGCGAGCTCGCG TtgtgctcggtcagccttgtggcGGGTCTGCTGATGTGCCTGTACAGCGCGGCGAAGATCACGCACAAGACGCAGGCGATGACGAGCGTGGCGGCGGCGTGGCACGCGGACGCCACGGTGCACGCCTTCGACAACGACCAGGAGAACCCGGACCCGGACCTGCCGCCCACCGCGGGCTACCTGGCGCCCGCCAACGCCTACCGCGTGGCCGCCGGCGACGAGTCCggcagcggcggcgacgacgacgacgacagccGGAGCGAGTGCTCCTCGCTCGACGACCCAAAGTACGTGCCGTTCCAGGCCAACAACATCAGCTTCCAGAAGAGGCAGGCGCTGG TGACGTACCTGGAGAACAACCGGGCGGGGATCACGGTGTACGGCTTCGTGGTGGACCGGGCGTGGCTGCACGCGCTCTTCATGATCGAGTTCTCGCTCGTCATGTGGCTGCTCGGGAAGACCGTCGGCATCTCCTGA